In a genomic window of Octadecabacter temperatus:
- the sufC gene encoding Fe-S cluster assembly ATPase SufC, whose protein sequence is MLEIKNLHVKLEEEDKQILKGVNLTVEPGKVHAIMGPNGSGKSTLSYVLSGKGGYEVTKGSATLEGEELLDMEAEERAAAGLFLAFQYPVEIPGVGNMTFLRTAVNAQRKARGEEEMSAGEFLKVIRAKAKTLKIDAEMLKRPVNVGFSGGEKKRNEILQMAMLEPKMCILDETDSGLDVDAMKLVSEGVNALRDEGRGFLVITHYQRLLDHIKPDVVHIMADGRIVKTGGPELALEVENNGYADILAEVA, encoded by the coding sequence ATGCTAGAAATCAAAAACTTGCACGTCAAACTTGAAGAAGAAGACAAGCAGATTCTTAAGGGTGTGAACCTGACTGTCGAACCGGGCAAGGTCCATGCGATCATGGGGCCGAATGGCTCAGGTAAGTCGACATTGTCCTACGTGTTGTCCGGCAAGGGTGGCTATGAAGTGACCAAAGGATCCGCCACGTTGGAAGGCGAAGAATTGCTGGATATGGAGGCCGAAGAACGCGCCGCTGCTGGCTTGTTCCTTGCGTTCCAATATCCTGTGGAAATCCCGGGCGTCGGCAACATGACGTTCCTGCGCACAGCTGTGAACGCACAGCGCAAGGCACGCGGCGAAGAAGAAATGTCCGCGGGCGAGTTCTTGAAAGTGATCCGCGCGAAAGCCAAGACGCTTAAGATCGATGCAGAAATGCTGAAACGCCCTGTGAACGTTGGCTTCTCTGGTGGTGAGAAAAAGCGCAACGAGATTTTGCAGATGGCCATGCTTGAGCCAAAGATGTGCATCTTGGACGAAACGGATTCTGGTCTGGACGTTGATGCGATGAAATTGGTGTCCGAAGGCGTGAACGCCCTACGCGACGAGGGCCGTGGTTTCTTGGTTATCACGCACTACCAGCGTCTTCTGGACCATATCAAACCAGACGTTGTGCACATCATGGCCGATGGTCGTATCGTAAAAACAGGCGGACCTGAGCTCGCGCTCGAAGTCGAAAACAATGGTTACGCCGATATCCTCGCAGAGGTGGCCTAA
- the sufD gene encoding Fe-S cluster assembly protein SufD, whose translation MAQSKKMLQVKQDATDAFLADRALPTGAAWANDARADALARLRDMGLPHGRDEYWKFTKPDSLVQRDAPKAAVFQSDEGPLWADVENLTIVFVDGVFDAGASDDFALEGLSIERLADVADKDIHWAKDLYGVLETRGQEVVQRPLAALNTAFATDGVVIHVTGKVSKPVRLVYLHKSETSDATLHHCIKLEEGAEMTLLETGPAAARFNNVMEVDVADHAKFNHVRVQGRDHERRAVTGIFTRLGTESAFKSFTLTMNGVMTRNECVIELTGDDAIAHVAGACVGDGSDFHHDDTVFITHDAVNCESRQVFKKVLRNGATGVFQGKILVKKDAQKTDGYQISQSLLLDDDSQFLAKPELEIYADDVICSHGSTTGAIDEDAMFYLRSRGVPEAEATDLLVLAFLAEALEEIEDETLAEGILERLEGWLARRAS comes from the coding sequence ATGGCCCAGTCGAAGAAAATGCTGCAAGTAAAGCAGGACGCAACGGACGCGTTTCTTGCGGATCGGGCGCTGCCGACCGGCGCTGCCTGGGCCAATGATGCGCGGGCAGATGCACTTGCGCGCCTGCGTGACATGGGCCTTCCGCATGGTCGTGATGAGTATTGGAAATTCACCAAGCCAGACAGTTTGGTGCAGCGCGATGCCCCGAAAGCCGCCGTGTTCCAAAGCGATGAGGGGCCACTCTGGGCTGATGTAGAAAACCTGACGATCGTCTTCGTTGATGGTGTTTTTGATGCTGGCGCATCCGATGATTTCGCACTTGAAGGTCTTAGCATCGAACGTCTGGCGGATGTCGCTGACAAAGACATTCACTGGGCTAAGGATTTGTATGGCGTTCTTGAAACACGCGGCCAAGAGGTCGTTCAACGCCCGCTAGCTGCGTTGAATACGGCCTTTGCAACGGACGGTGTTGTGATCCACGTGACGGGCAAAGTGAGCAAACCTGTTCGTCTGGTTTATCTCCATAAATCAGAGACTTCTGATGCGACGCTACACCACTGCATCAAGCTTGAAGAAGGGGCCGAAATGACCCTTCTGGAAACTGGACCAGCGGCCGCGCGGTTTAACAACGTGATGGAAGTCGATGTCGCTGACCACGCCAAGTTCAACCACGTTCGTGTTCAAGGTCGTGATCATGAACGCCGTGCTGTAACGGGTATCTTCACACGCCTTGGCACTGAATCCGCGTTCAAATCTTTCACCCTTACGATGAACGGCGTGATGACGCGCAACGAATGTGTGATTGAGCTGACAGGCGACGATGCAATTGCACATGTTGCTGGTGCTTGTGTTGGGGATGGCAGTGACTTCCACCATGACGACACAGTTTTCATCACCCATGACGCCGTGAACTGTGAAAGCCGCCAGGTTTTCAAAAAGGTGCTGCGCAACGGTGCGACGGGCGTTTTCCAAGGCAAAATCCTTGTGAAAAAGGACGCACAAAAGACGGATGGCTATCAGATCAGCCAGTCTTTGTTGCTGGATGATGACAGCCAGTTCCTCGCCAAACCGGAGCTTGAGATTTACGCCGATGACGTCATTTGTTCGCACGGGTCCACGACCGGCGCGATTGATGAGGACGCGATGTTCTACTTGCGGTCCCGCGGGGTTCCTGAAGCAGAAGCGACGGATCTTCTTGTGCTCGCGTTCCTTGCGGAAGCACTGGAAGAAATCGAAGACGAAACGCTGGCCGAGGGTATTCTTGAACGCCTTGAAGGCTGGTTGGCGCGTCGCGCGAGCTGA
- a CDS encoding YIP1 family protein, with product MDLSFANLLEWTKLTVRNPRLAFELVKSAKLPLEVSILMIVLAGVVSAVAAGAHYIMIGSPDIILPISETQGLQMERAGPIAQGLIAVLSGIGGSFALFWVGQRMGGQGDLADIFGVTAVLQMVVTALFVVVYLTDIILPIFAFGLLLVAFYVALRGLGHAVNVGHDFNSLGRSAWVAVIATVVLFMALVFGASILGLTPQGTIVPLPIGNEL from the coding sequence ATGGACCTTTCTTTTGCCAACCTTTTGGAGTGGACCAAACTAACCGTGCGCAATCCGCGTTTGGCGTTTGAGCTGGTAAAATCTGCCAAACTGCCGTTGGAAGTTTCAATCCTGATGATTGTGCTGGCTGGCGTCGTGTCTGCGGTGGCGGCGGGTGCGCATTACATCATGATCGGATCGCCAGATATCATCCTGCCGATTTCGGAAACGCAGGGGCTTCAGATGGAACGCGCTGGCCCGATTGCGCAGGGGCTTATCGCGGTGCTTTCAGGGATCGGCGGTAGCTTTGCATTGTTCTGGGTCGGTCAACGTATGGGCGGGCAGGGCGATTTGGCGGATATCTTTGGCGTGACGGCCGTATTGCAGATGGTCGTAACGGCGTTGTTCGTTGTCGTTTACCTGACGGATATTATCTTGCCGATCTTTGCATTCGGGCTGTTGCTGGTTGCGTTCTATGTGGCGTTGCGCGGTCTTGGACATGCCGTGAATGTCGGTCATGATTTCAACAGCCTTGGTCGCTCTGCTTGGGTCGCGGTGATTGCGACGGTTGTTCTATTTATGGCGCTTGTTTTCGGGGCAAGCATCCTTGGTTTGACGCCACAAGGCACGATCGTGCCATTGCCGATTGGAAATGAGCTATGA
- a CDS encoding cysteine desulfurase codes for MSFDVTAVRADFPILSREVNGKPLVYLDSGASAQKPQIVIDAINTAYASEYANVHRGLHYLSNLATEKYEGVRGTIAKFLGASNENTIVLNSGTTEGINTVAYGWAMENMQAGDEIILSVMEHHANIVPWHFLRERMGVKLVWIDVDANGDLDPQKVLDAVTPRTKLIAVTHLSNVLGTVVDVKTICHAAREKGIATLIDGSQAAVHMPVNVEDLGCDFYPITGHKLYGPSGSGAIYIRAERMAEMRPFLGGGDMIREVHKDHIIYNDAPMKFEAGTPGIVQTIGFGVALEYMMGLGMENIAVHERDIRDYARSKLDGLNWLNVQGTSAGKAAIFSFTLEGAAHAHDISTVLDKKGVAVRAGQHCTGPLMEHLGVSATCRASFAMYNTTDDVDALVDALELCHKLFA; via the coding sequence ATGAGTTTTGATGTCACCGCGGTCCGTGCGGATTTCCCCATTTTGTCACGTGAAGTGAACGGCAAACCACTGGTTTATCTCGACAGCGGTGCGTCTGCGCAAAAGCCGCAGATTGTCATTGATGCAATCAACACCGCCTATGCGTCCGAGTATGCGAACGTGCATCGTGGGCTGCATTATCTGTCCAACCTGGCGACGGAAAAATACGAAGGCGTGCGTGGGACCATCGCGAAGTTTCTTGGTGCGTCTAACGAGAATACGATCGTCCTGAATTCCGGCACGACTGAGGGCATCAACACGGTGGCCTACGGTTGGGCGATGGAAAACATGCAGGCTGGGGATGAAATCATCCTGTCCGTCATGGAACACCACGCCAACATCGTGCCGTGGCATTTCCTACGCGAACGCATGGGGGTGAAACTGGTTTGGATCGATGTGGACGCCAATGGCGATCTTGACCCGCAAAAGGTGCTGGATGCGGTGACGCCGCGCACCAAGCTTATTGCGGTGACGCACCTGTCCAACGTGCTTGGCACCGTTGTTGACGTGAAAACCATCTGCCACGCGGCCCGCGAGAAAGGCATCGCGACGCTTATCGATGGATCGCAGGCAGCAGTACATATGCCCGTGAACGTCGAAGATCTGGGCTGTGATTTTTACCCGATCACAGGTCACAAGCTTTATGGCCCGTCGGGGTCCGGTGCGATCTACATTCGCGCGGAACGAATGGCCGAAATGCGCCCGTTCCTTGGGGGTGGAGATATGATCCGCGAAGTCCACAAGGATCACATCATCTACAACGACGCGCCGATGAAGTTTGAGGCCGGAACGCCGGGTATCGTGCAAACCATCGGGTTTGGTGTGGCACTCGAGTATATGATGGGTCTAGGGATGGAGAACATCGCCGTGCATGAACGTGACATCCGCGACTACGCACGGTCCAAGCTCGACGGGCTGAACTGGCTGAACGTACAAGGCACCAGCGCAGGTAAGGCGGCGATCTTCAGCTTCACGCTTGAAGGCGCGGCCCATGCCCATGATATTTCCACGGTTCTCGACAAAAAGGGCGTGGCGGTGCGTGCAGGGCAACATTGCACGGGGCCATTGATGGAACACTTGGGCGTCTCAGCAACCTGCCGTGCGTCATTCGCGATGTACAACACGACGGATGATGTCGACGCCTTGGTTGATGCTCTTGAGTTGTGCCACAAGTTGTTTGCGTAA
- a CDS encoding alpha-D-glucose phosphate-specific phosphoglucomutase: protein MPVQNVQTSPIEGQKPGTSGLRKRTAEFRLPHFLENYVQSTFDGIGGVDGKTLVIGGDGRFFNDSAIQIILRMASANGAAKCIVGQGGILSTPAASHLIRLRKADGGLILSASHNPGGPDADFGLKYNGPNGGPASESVTDKIYACTKSIEQYLIAAGDDVDLGQRGTQSLDGMSVEIVDPVADYAALMQTIVDFDKIRALFAGGFTMCFDAMHAVTGPYAHTILEDMLGAPKGTVMNGTPSPDFGKGHPDPNPIWAKTLMDRMYGTDAPDFGAASDGDGDRNMIVGRSAYVTPSDSLALLTAHAHLAPAYSGGLAGVARSMPTSRAVDRVAESLGISCFETPTGWKFFGNLLDAGKVTLCGEESAGTGSDHVREKDGLWAVLLWLNVLAEKKMSVSDLMTDLWATHGRCYYSRLDYEEVDSAKAKDMIEGLRGKLSSLAGTNVGALAIETADEFAYLDPVDGSQSAGQGIRISFEGGARAVFRLSGTGTQGATIRLYLEQFETDPNRLHEDPQTVLKDVREAALALSDLTATTGRDAPDVVT, encoded by the coding sequence ATGCCAGTGCAGAATGTGCAAACGTCACCGATTGAGGGACAGAAACCGGGAACGAGTGGCCTTCGAAAAAGGACAGCGGAATTCAGACTCCCGCATTTTCTTGAAAACTACGTACAGTCGACCTTTGATGGGATTGGTGGGGTTGACGGCAAGACGTTGGTTATTGGCGGCGACGGCCGGTTCTTCAATGATAGCGCGATCCAGATCATCTTGCGCATGGCTTCTGCAAATGGCGCGGCTAAATGTATTGTCGGTCAAGGTGGGATTCTGTCGACCCCTGCCGCATCGCATCTTATCCGTTTGCGCAAAGCGGACGGTGGGCTAATCCTATCTGCCAGCCACAATCCGGGCGGTCCGGACGCTGACTTTGGCTTGAAATACAACGGCCCCAACGGTGGGCCCGCGTCCGAATCCGTAACGGACAAGATCTATGCGTGCACGAAGTCGATCGAACAATACCTTATTGCGGCCGGCGATGATGTTGATCTTGGGCAACGCGGCACGCAATCGCTTGATGGGATGTCGGTCGAGATTGTAGATCCAGTGGCAGACTATGCTGCATTGATGCAGACCATTGTGGATTTCGACAAAATCCGCGCGCTGTTTGCTGGTGGCTTCACGATGTGCTTTGACGCGATGCACGCAGTGACTGGCCCCTACGCACACACGATCCTTGAAGACATGTTAGGGGCACCCAAGGGGACCGTCATGAACGGCACACCCAGCCCCGACTTTGGCAAAGGCCACCCTGACCCCAATCCGATCTGGGCAAAAACCCTGATGGACAGGATGTATGGCACGGACGCACCTGACTTCGGTGCCGCCTCTGACGGGGATGGCGACCGCAACATGATTGTTGGTCGCAGCGCCTATGTCACGCCTTCTGACAGTCTGGCGCTTTTGACGGCGCATGCGCATCTCGCCCCTGCTTACAGCGGTGGTTTGGCAGGCGTCGCACGGTCGATGCCAACATCGCGTGCGGTTGATCGCGTTGCCGAGAGCCTCGGAATAAGCTGTTTTGAAACGCCCACAGGCTGGAAATTCTTTGGCAACCTGTTGGACGCCGGAAAAGTCACTCTTTGCGGTGAAGAAAGCGCTGGGACTGGGTCGGACCACGTACGCGAAAAAGACGGGCTTTGGGCTGTTCTTTTGTGGCTTAACGTTCTGGCCGAAAAAAAGATGTCCGTTTCAGATTTGATGACCGATTTGTGGGCGACTCATGGCCGCTGCTACTATTCGCGTTTGGATTACGAGGAGGTCGACAGCGCGAAAGCGAAGGACATGATCGAAGGCCTGCGCGGCAAGCTTTCTTCGCTTGCTGGAACCAACGTCGGAGCATTGGCGATCGAAACAGCGGATGAGTTCGCTTACCTCGACCCTGTGGACGGATCGCAATCAGCGGGCCAAGGTATCCGCATCTCCTTTGAAGGCGGCGCGCGCGCTGTGTTCCGCTTGTCGGGAACAGGCACGCAAGGAGCAACGATCAGGCTTTATCTTGAACAGTTTGAGACTGATCCAAATCGTTTGCACGAAGACCCGCAAACGGTATTGAAAGACGTGCGCGAGGCCGCGTTGGCGCTTTCTGACCTGACGGCGACCACAGGACGCGATGCGCCCGATGTCGTAACCTAA
- a CDS encoding TetR/AcrR family transcriptional regulator, with product MKTEEIAILDAALEVFMRYGFRRSTMSDVAKAAGLSRQSLYARFANKDEVYAAGVILYGERILEELKTAWAQATSMDQAMDNFANICIVPTFDLLRSSPDASDLIEAANSPEGQEAMARLKILKCAALSELFTPYAKALNTRGLTPEQLADFVETNKHTIAKTSQDHGQLEAQIATLKASVLSLTSQA from the coding sequence ATGAAGACGGAAGAAATTGCAATCCTTGATGCCGCCTTAGAGGTGTTCATGCGCTACGGGTTCAGGCGCTCGACCATGAGTGACGTGGCCAAAGCGGCTGGTTTGTCACGACAATCCCTTTATGCACGATTTGCCAACAAAGACGAAGTCTATGCCGCAGGCGTCATTCTTTACGGTGAACGTATTCTTGAAGAATTAAAAACAGCGTGGGCGCAGGCGACCTCCATGGACCAAGCAATGGATAATTTCGCCAACATTTGCATTGTTCCCACGTTTGACTTGTTACGCAGCAGCCCTGATGCCTCTGACTTGATTGAGGCCGCCAACAGCCCCGAAGGTCAGGAGGCTATGGCCCGCCTCAAGATCCTAAAATGTGCAGCTCTAAGTGAATTGTTCACGCCTTACGCCAAGGCTCTGAACACCCGTGGGCTAACGCCCGAGCAACTGGCTGATTTTGTCGAGACCAACAAACATACCATTGCAAAAACCTCGCAAGACCACGGACAGCTCGAGGCCCAAATCGCGACGCTCAAAGCGTCGGTCCTATCGTTGACGTCGCAAGCGTAA
- a CDS encoding (2Fe-2S)-binding protein, which translates to MRLTVDGTTHEVDVEDDMPLLWVLRDEIGIKGVKYGCGIAQCGACTVHLDGVAVRSCQTWAVDAVGAEVTTINGLGTPAAMHAVQEAWTEHQVAQCGYCQSGQIMQAASMLAAIPDPTDEDIDAEMSGNLCRCGTYPQIRAAIVTAAAKLREA; encoded by the coding sequence ATGCGACTAACTGTAGATGGAACCACCCACGAGGTCGATGTTGAAGACGACATGCCGCTGTTGTGGGTGTTGCGCGATGAAATTGGCATCAAGGGTGTGAAATACGGCTGCGGGATTGCGCAGTGCGGGGCTTGTACTGTGCATCTGGACGGTGTCGCAGTGCGGTCTTGCCAGACGTGGGCCGTGGACGCGGTTGGCGCTGAAGTCACGACGATCAATGGGCTCGGAACGCCTGCGGCGATGCACGCTGTTCAAGAGGCATGGACTGAACATCAGGTTGCACAGTGCGGGTACTGTCAGTCGGGGCAAATTATGCAGGCGGCGTCAATGCTAGCAGCAATTCCTGACCCCACGGATGAAGACATCGATGCCGAAATGTCCGGCAATCTTTGCCGATGTGGAACATATCCGCAAATTCGCGCCGCCATCGTCACGGCTGCAGCCAAATTGCGGGAGGCTTAA
- a CDS encoding xanthine dehydrogenase family protein molybdopterin-binding subunit produces the protein MGRLKTIARRTFLFGSAAIVGGVAFGTYLYKKPVANPLLDDLGENEASMTEYVRITADGVTLITPRADKGQGVYHVQAALIAEEMDIDLDQVTVEPGPPSPAYYNTALSAEAPGFMPTDEGFAANSVRTVMDAAMKIMGVQITGGSSTVADSWEKLRVAGAVARETIKAAAALETGVDVGEMRTARGAVILPDGSELTYIELAATAATLDPVDAVALKDPSEWRYIGKDMQRLDIVPKSTGTQTYGIDMELDGMVHATVITNPRKDAAMLGFDSSEAETMRGVLKVVELPNGVGVIADNTWRAFQAAQAISFDWDAATYPAEQEDHWAALADSFKDDQRDSRYRDDGDVDDALDSADVIDVEYRAPYVAHAPLEPINATALITDTRADIWTGTQTPRFAQSAVAELTGLDDADVHIHVLMMGGSFGHRLEIEVVKQAALLGIAMKDTPVKLTYSREEDMAHDYTRQIAMARMRGSVKDGQVDTLDLGIAMPSVTSSQMGRLGLSVPGPDPMIVAGAWDQPFGIPNYRVTGYRSEPLAPISSWRSVGASTNGFFHDSALDELIHAAGADPMEERIRLAWDDNSRAVLEAVAEMSGWDGPDMGPSRGRGVAFCMSFGVPCAEVVEVTNTDRGIQIDKAYAVANVGRIIDPINLQSQMSGAMLWGLGHAMFAEITHSDGMTDQINYDGFQAMRQYQAPEIQVRGLELGDHVRGIGEPPVPPAAPALANAIFAATGQRIREMPFSRHIDFV, from the coding sequence ATGGGTCGTTTGAAAACCATTGCACGGCGTACTTTTTTGTTTGGTTCAGCGGCGATTGTCGGCGGCGTTGCCTTTGGCACATATCTGTACAAGAAACCCGTTGCGAACCCATTGCTCGATGACTTGGGCGAGAATGAAGCGTCCATGACTGAATATGTCCGCATCACTGCGGATGGCGTCACACTGATCACGCCGCGTGCGGACAAAGGGCAGGGTGTTTACCATGTTCAAGCCGCCCTGATCGCCGAGGAAATGGACATCGACCTTGATCAGGTCACCGTTGAACCGGGACCACCTTCGCCAGCCTATTACAACACTGCCCTTAGCGCCGAAGCACCGGGCTTTATGCCGACAGACGAAGGCTTTGCTGCTAATTCTGTGCGCACAGTGATGGACGCGGCGATGAAAATCATGGGGGTTCAGATCACCGGCGGCTCATCCACCGTTGCGGATTCCTGGGAAAAGCTGCGGGTTGCAGGCGCGGTTGCACGCGAGACAATAAAGGCGGCGGCAGCCCTTGAAACTGGCGTGGATGTCGGTGAAATGCGGACAGCGCGTGGAGCGGTGATCCTACCTGATGGATCTGAGCTGACCTATATCGAATTGGCGGCAACAGCGGCGACATTGGACCCAGTGGATGCGGTCGCCCTGAAAGACCCGTCCGAGTGGCGCTATATCGGCAAGGATATGCAGCGCCTTGATATCGTTCCTAAATCAACCGGAACGCAAACCTACGGCATCGATATGGAACTGGACGGAATGGTTCATGCCACCGTCATTACCAACCCGCGCAAAGACGCCGCGATGCTGGGATTTGATTCATCCGAAGCCGAAACCATGCGCGGTGTTCTAAAGGTCGTTGAGCTGCCGAACGGCGTTGGCGTGATCGCTGACAACACGTGGCGAGCATTCCAAGCGGCACAGGCTATTTCGTTTGACTGGGACGCGGCGACATATCCAGCTGAGCAAGAAGACCATTGGGCCGCACTTGCTGATAGTTTCAAAGATGATCAGCGCGACAGCCGGTACCGTGATGACGGCGACGTTGACGACGCATTGGACAGCGCTGACGTGATCGATGTTGAATACCGCGCGCCTTATGTCGCCCACGCTCCGCTTGAGCCGATCAATGCGACGGCTTTGATCACGGATACACGTGCAGATATCTGGACAGGCACACAGACCCCGCGATTTGCGCAAAGCGCTGTGGCTGAACTGACGGGCTTGGATGATGCGGACGTGCATATCCATGTCTTGATGATGGGCGGCTCGTTTGGGCATCGCCTTGAGATCGAAGTTGTGAAACAGGCCGCGCTGCTTGGCATAGCGATGAAAGACACGCCCGTTAAGCTGACCTATTCGCGCGAAGAAGACATGGCCCATGACTACACGCGCCAGATCGCGATGGCGCGGATGCGTGGCTCGGTGAAAGACGGGCAGGTGGATACGCTTGATCTTGGCATTGCGATGCCGTCCGTAACAAGTAGCCAAATGGGGCGGCTTGGTTTGTCGGTCCCCGGGCCCGACCCAATGATCGTTGCAGGTGCGTGGGATCAGCCGTTCGGCATCCCGAACTATCGTGTCACAGGCTATCGAAGTGAACCGCTTGCACCGATTTCAAGTTGGCGTAGCGTCGGGGCATCAACCAACGGTTTCTTCCATGACAGCGCCTTGGATGAACTTATCCACGCCGCGGGGGCTGACCCAATGGAAGAACGCATTCGCCTTGCGTGGGACGACAATTCCCGCGCGGTGCTCGAGGCCGTGGCCGAAATGTCTGGTTGGGATGGCCCTGATATGGGCCCTAGTCGCGGGCGCGGTGTTGCGTTTTGCATGTCGTTCGGCGTGCCCTGTGCTGAGGTCGTTGAGGTGACGAACACAGATCGCGGCATCCAGATCGACAAAGCCTACGCTGTTGCGAACGTTGGGCGCATTATAGATCCGATCAACCTTCAAAGTCAGATGAGTGGAGCGATGCTCTGGGGACTTGGGCACGCGATGTTTGCCGAAATCACCCATAGCGATGGGATGACGGACCAGATCAATTATGACGGCTTCCAAGCGATGCGACAGTACCAAGCGCCTGAAATCCAGGTGCGCGGGCTAGAGTTGGGTGACCATGTGCGCGGCATTGGGGAGCCACCGGTGCCACCCGCAGCGCCCGCGTTGGCAAACGCGATTTTCGCCGCAACTGGGCAGCGTATTCGTGAGATGCCGTTCAGTAGGCATATCGATTTTGTCTAA